In Dehalococcoidia bacterium, the genomic window CTGGCAGACTAAGTACACAGAGAGGCCCCGGGGAGGCGCTCGCTGCCAATGCCTGACTACGACTCCACGACAGCGCTGCTCGTCGTAGACATGCAGAACGACTTCGCCGACCCTCGCGGCTCGCTGTACGTGCGCGGCGGCGAAACCATCGTGCCCGTCGTGAATGCGGAGATCGAACGCGCACGGGCCGCCGGCGCCCTCGTGGTCTATTCGCGAGACTGGCATCCGCCCTCGACGCCGCACTTCCAGAAGGACGGCGGCGTCTGGCCCGTGCACTGCGTGGGCGACACGTGGGGCGCCGCCTTCCACCCTGACCTCAAGGTCGTGGAAGGCGCCGAGGTCATCCACAAGGGGACAGGCGGCGAGGACGGCTACTCCGTGTTCAGCGTGCGAGATCCTCGCTCCGGCGAGCACTACCCGACGCGCCTGGAGTCGTTGCTGCGCGACGCCGGCATCCAGAAGGTCGTCATCGTCGGCCTGGCGACCGACTACTGCGTGAAGGAGACCGCCCTGGACGCGCGCCGCCTCGGCTTCGACGTCACCGTGCTCCGCGAGGCGGTCGCCGCCGTCGACCTGCAACCCGGAGACGGGGAACGCGCGCTCGAGGCTGCCGCGGCTGCCGGCGCGCGGATCGAGTAGCGGGGCGATGCGGGAGGGCGAAGGCCTTTTCACCGACCTCTACGAGCTGACGATGTGCCAGGCCTACTTCAACGAGGGCCTCGAGCAGGATGCCGTCTTCGACCTCTACGTCCGCAGCCTGCCGCCGCAGCGGAATTTCCTCATCGCCTGCGGCCTCGACCAGGTCCTGTCTTACCTCGAAGCGCTCTCGTTCGACCAGGCGGCCCTGGAGTACCTGCGCTCGCGAGGCCTCTTCTCGGAGCCGTTCCTGGAGTATCTGTCAACCCTGCGCTTCACCGGGTCCGTGCGCGCGGTGCCCGAGGGGACCGCGGTCTTCGCCGGCGAGCCCATCCTTGAGGTAACGGCGCCGATTCCGCAGGCACAGATCGTCGAGACCTACCTCCTGAACCAGGTCACGTTCCAGACCATCATCGCCTCCAAGGGGGCAAGGGCCGTCATCGCCGCCCGCGGCCGCACCCTGGTCGACTTCGGCTCGCGCCGCGCCCA contains:
- a CDS encoding isochorismatase family protein gives rise to the protein MPDYDSTTALLVVDMQNDFADPRGSLYVRGGETIVPVVNAEIERARAAGALVVYSRDWHPPSTPHFQKDGGVWPVHCVGDTWGAAFHPDLKVVEGAEVIHKGTGGEDGYSVFSVRDPRSGEHYPTRLESLLRDAGIQKVVIVGLATDYCVKETALDARRLGFDVTVLREAVAAVDLQPGDGERALEAAAAAGARIE